In Astyanax mexicanus isolate ESR-SI-001 chromosome 25, AstMex3_surface, whole genome shotgun sequence, a genomic segment contains:
- the LOC103029885 gene encoding Krueppel-like factor luna isoform X2 — MLNNMDLNSQDSFYPQFESCNTSTMGMATPGAKEERDLVFMDAAHFQHDTSVTPKTEPVSADLYSPCLGPRGSFDSSLSYSGSFYVEASRGASCSAETLLSMISEIVGGVSTSPGGSSSPPPLYPPVGQQQQQPQPAGQGYADSVPLAEAAALPVLVVKRELESDGYEWGTSEYDSNNNSNNANNSNNNNTNNSNNNANSNSGYYCYFQPEPFQHGDVKDLLDTFNHVNPEPDFKAAESTVKHEQDFASACVHAFGAYGAEEDLHNTNSLSTTNNSISTNSINSSYLTSSSSSSSSSSSSLSSSSSSSTIDSLLFSSLLPETFAQTYAPRAPKPARARKSAAGSQARGTPPRAKEKPFACPMGGCERRFSRSDELNRHVRIHTGHRPFRCRVCARSFSRSDHLTTHTRTHTGEKPFSCDSCGKRFARSDERKRHARVHLKQREKELERQAAGAAAAAAAAAAAAATGGWSFPSTRGGLLS; from the exons ATGCTTAACAACATGGATTTGAACTCTCAGGACTCTTTCTACCCGCAGTTTGAGAGTTGTAACACCTCAACCATGGGAATGGCAACTCCCGGAGCCAAAGAAGAGCGGGACTTGGTGTTTATGGACGCAGCGCACTTTCAGCACG ACACCTCGGTAACGCCAAAGACCGAGCCGGTCTCGGCGGACCTGTACTCGCCGTGTTTGGGCCCCCGGGGAAGCTTCGACTCCTCGCTGTCCTACTCGGGCAGCTTCTACGTGGAGGCGTCACGCGGAGCCTCGTGCAGCGCGGAGACTCTGCTCAGCATGATCAGCGAGATCGTCGGCGGCGTGTCCACGAGCCCCGGCGGGAGCTCCAGCCCGCCTCCACTGTACCCCCCGGTGgggcaacagcagcagcagccgcagccGGCGGGTCAAGGCTACGCGGACTCCGTGCCCCTGGCCGAGGCGGCCGCGCTGCCCGTGCTGGTGGTGAAGCGCGAGTTGGAGAGCGACGGGTACGAGTGGGGCACGAGCGAGTATGACAGTAACAACAACTCGAACAATGCAAACAACTcgaacaacaacaacacaaacaactCGAACAACAATGCAAACTCCAACAGTGGCTACTACTGCTACTTCCAACCGGAGCCCTTCCAGCACGGGGACGTCAAAGACCTGCTGGACACCTTCAACCACGTGAACCCCGAGCCGGACTTCAAAGCCGCTGAGAGCACCGTCAAGCACGAGCAGGACTTCGCAAGCGCGTGCGTGCACGCTTTTGGCGCGTACGGTGCCGAGGAGGACCTGCACAACACCAACAGCCTCAGCACCACCAACAACAGCATCAGCACCAACAGCATCAACAGCAGCTACCTgacctcctcctcttcatcatcctcctcctcatcgTCCTCCctatcctcctcttcctcctcctccaccatcgACTCGCTCCTCTTCTCCTCCCTGCTGCCCGAGACCTTCGCGCAGACCTACGCGCCCCGCGCGCCCAAGCCCGCCCGTGCGCGCAAAAGCGCAGCCGGCTCCCAGGCCCGCGGTACGCCGCCGCGCGCCAAAGAGAAGCCCTTCGCTTGCCCCATGGGCGGCTGCGAGCGCCGCTTCTCGCGCTCGGACGAGCTGAACCGGCACGTGCGCATCCACACCGGCCACCGACCCTTCAGGTGCCGCGTGTGCGCGCGCAGCTTCAGCCGCAGCGACCACCTGACCAcgcacacgcgcacgcacaccgGCGAGAAGCCTTTCTCGTGCGACTCGTGCGGCAAGCGGTTCGCGCGCAGCGACGAGCGCAAACGGCACGCGCGCGTCCACCTCAAGCAGCGCGAGAAGGAGCTCGAGAGGCAGGCGGCCGGAGCGGCGGCGGCTGCAGCTGCGGCTGCGGCGGCAGCGGCGACCGGGGGGTGGTCGTTTCCCAGCACACGAGGGGGGCTTCTGagttaa
- the LOC103029885 gene encoding probable serine/threonine-protein kinase DDB_G0268876 isoform X1, translating into MLNNMDLNSQDSFYPQFESCNTSTMGMATPGAKEERDLVFMDAAHFQHADTSVTPKTEPVSADLYSPCLGPRGSFDSSLSYSGSFYVEASRGASCSAETLLSMISEIVGGVSTSPGGSSSPPPLYPPVGQQQQQPQPAGQGYADSVPLAEAAALPVLVVKRELESDGYEWGTSEYDSNNNSNNANNSNNNNTNNSNNNANSNSGYYCYFQPEPFQHGDVKDLLDTFNHVNPEPDFKAAESTVKHEQDFASACVHAFGAYGAEEDLHNTNSLSTTNNSISTNSINSSYLTSSSSSSSSSSSSLSSSSSSSTIDSLLFSSLLPETFAQTYAPRAPKPARARKSAAGSQARGTPPRAKEKPFACPMGGCERRFSRSDELNRHVRIHTGHRPFRCRVCARSFSRSDHLTTHTRTHTGEKPFSCDSCGKRFARSDERKRHARVHLKQREKELERQAAGAAAAAAAAAAAAATGGWSFPSTRGGLLS; encoded by the exons ATGCTTAACAACATGGATTTGAACTCTCAGGACTCTTTCTACCCGCAGTTTGAGAGTTGTAACACCTCAACCATGGGAATGGCAACTCCCGGAGCCAAAGAAGAGCGGGACTTGGTGTTTATGGACGCAGCGCACTTTCAGCACG CAGACACCTCGGTAACGCCAAAGACCGAGCCGGTCTCGGCGGACCTGTACTCGCCGTGTTTGGGCCCCCGGGGAAGCTTCGACTCCTCGCTGTCCTACTCGGGCAGCTTCTACGTGGAGGCGTCACGCGGAGCCTCGTGCAGCGCGGAGACTCTGCTCAGCATGATCAGCGAGATCGTCGGCGGCGTGTCCACGAGCCCCGGCGGGAGCTCCAGCCCGCCTCCACTGTACCCCCCGGTGgggcaacagcagcagcagccgcagccGGCGGGTCAAGGCTACGCGGACTCCGTGCCCCTGGCCGAGGCGGCCGCGCTGCCCGTGCTGGTGGTGAAGCGCGAGTTGGAGAGCGACGGGTACGAGTGGGGCACGAGCGAGTATGACAGTAACAACAACTCGAACAATGCAAACAACTcgaacaacaacaacacaaacaactCGAACAACAATGCAAACTCCAACAGTGGCTACTACTGCTACTTCCAACCGGAGCCCTTCCAGCACGGGGACGTCAAAGACCTGCTGGACACCTTCAACCACGTGAACCCCGAGCCGGACTTCAAAGCCGCTGAGAGCACCGTCAAGCACGAGCAGGACTTCGCAAGCGCGTGCGTGCACGCTTTTGGCGCGTACGGTGCCGAGGAGGACCTGCACAACACCAACAGCCTCAGCACCACCAACAACAGCATCAGCACCAACAGCATCAACAGCAGCTACCTgacctcctcctcttcatcatcctcctcctcatcgTCCTCCctatcctcctcttcctcctcctccaccatcgACTCGCTCCTCTTCTCCTCCCTGCTGCCCGAGACCTTCGCGCAGACCTACGCGCCCCGCGCGCCCAAGCCCGCCCGTGCGCGCAAAAGCGCAGCCGGCTCCCAGGCCCGCGGTACGCCGCCGCGCGCCAAAGAGAAGCCCTTCGCTTGCCCCATGGGCGGCTGCGAGCGCCGCTTCTCGCGCTCGGACGAGCTGAACCGGCACGTGCGCATCCACACCGGCCACCGACCCTTCAGGTGCCGCGTGTGCGCGCGCAGCTTCAGCCGCAGCGACCACCTGACCAcgcacacgcgcacgcacaccgGCGAGAAGCCTTTCTCGTGCGACTCGTGCGGCAAGCGGTTCGCGCGCAGCGACGAGCGCAAACGGCACGCGCGCGTCCACCTCAAGCAGCGCGAGAAGGAGCTCGAGAGGCAGGCGGCCGGAGCGGCGGCGGCTGCAGCTGCGGCTGCGGCGGCAGCGGCGACCGGGGGGTGGTCGTTTCCCAGCACACGAGGGGGGCTTCTGagttaa
- the mogs gene encoding mannosyl-oligosaccharide glucosidase codes for MGRQRKRNVTGDGVPHTRKEEKPALPSRKEKKKKTDIGKVFINISIALCIFSLAWFFYALYMRSSLARRVVTLHPSSRVLDSNSTSAAVSPERFWGTYRPQVYFGMKTRSPRSVVTGLMWMRQFSEMDVNLRHTCEQGDRLPGYGWLMHDGVNFGVQEIHDNDFTLTTEFVKRMGGEHGGDWTWRITAKQHSSAPQAPVISLMFYAAADTQGSLQAHVEERSRLSSVTGTSEELGNFKITFRKPTAGGAASGKYASYNYLQTLSPGLDRLTDIVKNSLNRRFVFHPPSGEKRPYIAVDSYKPPPHQQQQQQKDGRIESDFLVHQVTVQTPFQIEVLFESGSFHDRPNQLVGSVLTEELEKRKVAFDEKFETTFGLQTKGFAPSQVKFSKAALSNMVGGMGYFFGQSVVQSVYNEHPLLYPEGALFTAVPSRSFFPRGFLWDEGFHQILLNRWDPQVTREAVAHWLDLINVEGWIPRELILGDEARSKVPSEFVVQRNENANPPTMFLLLEELVEQLETQRDLPLYEETLKFLRRLFPRLQTWFEWYNTTQVGPLPNSYRWRGRDKDTNLFLNPKTLTSGLDDYPRASHPSTEERHVDLHCWMVLSSRIMRNIAQLLGEPHQEYERTHLTLNDNNLLNELHWSEQHRAFCDYGNHTQAVSLQQEKVFVPPGQPRHQFPVARLVRYVRKAPKLQYVNALGYVSLFPFLLHVLTPDSPKLQHVLRDIRDPDRLWTPYGLRSLSRADPLYMKRNTEHDAPYWRGAIWININYLAIRALHHYSSVEGPYQEDAASLYQELRTNVINNVYKQYQETGYIWEQYNDSTGRGQGSHPFTGWSALTVLIMSEQY; via the exons ATGGGAAGGCAGAGGAAGAGGAATGTGACGGGTGATGGAGTTCCTCACACACGGAAAGAGGAGAAACCCGCTCTGCCGAGTCgcaaggagaaaaaaaagaagactgACATCGGCAAGGTTTTCATCAACATCTCCATCGCCTTGTGCATTTTCAGCCTCGCCTGGTTCTTTTATGCCCTGTATATGCGCTCATCCTTGGCCAGGAGAGTAGTGACCCTGCACCCTTCATCACGGGTTTTAGACTCGAATAGCACCAGTGCTGCCGTGTCCCCGGAGAGGTTTTGGGGCACCTATCGGCCACAGGTGTACTTTGGGATGAAAACAAGAAGTCCAAGGTCTGTTGTGACAG GCTTGATGTGGATGCGTCAGTTCTCTGAAATGGATGTGAACCTTCGGCACACGTGCGAGCAGGGCGACCGCTTGCCGGGCTATGGCTGGCTGATGCACGACGGAGTCAACTTTGGTGTCCAGGAGATCCATGACAACGATTTTACCCTCACAACAGAGTTTGTGAAGCGAATGGGAGGGGAGCATGGAGGCGACTGGACCTGGAGGATCACTGCCAAACAGCAT AGCTCTGCCCCCCAAGCTCCTGTCATCTCGCTGATGTTCTACGCGGCTGCAGATACTCAGGGTTCCCTGCAGGCTCACGTGGAAGAGAGAAGTCGTCTGAGTTCTGTCACCGGAACTTCGGAAGAACTCGGAAACTTCAAGATCACTTTCCGCAAACCCACTGCTGGAGGGGCTGCTAGCGGCAAATATGCCAG ctaTAATTACTTGCAGACGCTCAGCCCTGGACTTGACAGGCTGACAGACATAGTAAAGAACAGCCTCAATCGCAGGTTCGTTTTCCATCCCCCGTCTGGAGAAAAAAGACCTTACATCGCCGTGGATTCTTACAAGCCTCCTccccaccagcagcagcaacaacagaaAGATGGCCGCATAGAGAGTGACTTTCTTGTGCATCAGGTTACCGTCCAGACCCCCTTTCAGATTGAGGTTTTGTTTGAGAGCGGAAGCTTTCACGACCGGCCCAACCAGCTGGTGGGCTCAGTCCTGACTGAAGAGCTGGAGAAGAGGAAGGTAGCTTTTGACGAAAAGTTTGAGACGACTTTTGGGCTTCAGACCAAGGGGTTCGCTCCATCCCAGGTGAAGTTCAGCAAGGCTGCTTTAAGTAACATGGTTGGAGGGATGGGATACTTCTTTGGGCAGTCTGTGGTCCAGTCTGTTTATAATGAGCACCCCTTGCTGTACCCTGAGGGTGCTTTGTTCACTGCCGTGCCCTCCCGCTCTTTCTTCCCAAGGGGCTTCCTGTGGGACGAGGGCTTCCACCAGATTCTCCTGAACAGATGGGACCCGCAGGTCACGCGGGAGGCTGTGGCACACTGGCTGGACTTGATCAATGTGGAAGGTTGGATCCCACGTGAGCTGATCTTAGGCGACGAGGCGCGCAGCAAGGTCCCGTCGGAGTTTGTGGTGCAGCGAAATGAGAATGCGAACCCCCCTACAATGTTCCTGCTCTTAGAGGAGCTGGTTGAGCAACTGGAGACCCAGCGAGATTTGCCACTTTATGAGGAAACTCTAAAATTCCTGCGCAGGCTCTTCCCCAGGCTGCAGACGTGGTTCGAGTGGTATAATACCACTCAGGTTGGTCCCTTGCCAAACTCGTACCGTTGGCGAGGCAGAGACAAGGACACCAACCTGTTCCTCAACCCAAAGACCTTAACGTCCGGACTGGATGACTACCCACGTGCCTCGCATCCGTCTACAGAAGAGAGGCACGTCGACCTGCACTGCTGGATGGTGCTGTCGTCGAGGATCATGCGAAATATAGCTCAACTGCTTGGCGAGCCCCATCAGGAGTATGAGCGCACTCACCTAACACTGAACGACAACAACCTCCTGAATGAGCTGCACTGGTCCGAACAGCACCGTGCGTTCTGCGACTACGGAAATCACACCCAGGCTGTGTCGCTACAGCAGGAAAAAGTGTTCGTGCCACCTGGACAGCCGAGGCACCAGTTCCCAGTGGCACGTCTGGTGCGTTACGTACGTAAAGCTCCTAAGCTACAGTATGTGAATGCTCTCGGCTACGTTAGCCTGTTCCCCTTCCTGCTTCATGTACTGACCCCTGATTCCCCAAAGCTGCAACACGTGTTAAGGGACATTCGGGATCCCGACCGCTTGTGGACGCCCTACGGCCTCCGATCGCTCTCTCGTGCAGATCCCCTCTACATGAAGCGCAACACTGAGCATGACGCCCCCTACTGGCGTGGAGCTATATGGATCAACATCAACTACCTGGCAATACGGGCACTGCACCACTACAGCAGCGTGGAGGGACCTTACCAAGAAGACGCTGCGTCCCTGTATCAAGAGCTCAGGACTAATGTCATTAATAATGTTTACAAGCAGTACCAGGAAACTGGCTACATCTGGGAACAATACAATGACAGCACAGGCAGGGGGCAGGGCAGCCACCCGTTCACAGGCTGGTCTGCTCTGACTGTGCTCATTATGTCTGAACAGTACTGA